In a single window of the Drosophila albomicans strain 15112-1751.03 chromosome 3, ASM965048v2, whole genome shotgun sequence genome:
- the LOC117568816 gene encoding presequence protease, mitochondrial-like isoform X1, whose translation MFRNLKYVKSLQRPLIRVLHIKSPLQSSSSLKGIVSSVKSNVELPREVPYIIDGQNYRYKEGSIYHGFLCERIEPIADFGLMSCTLRHLGTGTEFWHLDSRDIQNVFSIHFRTKPLDSSGLPHVLEHLVLCGSKNWPVRDLFFKMIIRSVATFTNAMTGPDYTMYHFSSKNEIDFRNMQQVYLDAVFRPNLLFMDFLQEGWRLEHKNIHDQNSDIVIKGVVYNEMIGSFGDNSRFFKQKMLNYLLPNNSYGHIATGTQLEIPNVEHEDLIKYHRKYYHPSNARIFSYGSFDMKKTLEFIDKEYLSHYDRIDTSFSSTPSEDRWSKPRYASIQGRPDSSINLDHQNRVGIAMLMCDVTDIQENFELKVLSELLFRGPNSPFHKSMIKPNFSGGYTKWTGYLPTCRDTYFNVGLQDVADDDVELFEVLFDDTVYKASREGFDSKHVEAILSALELLRKQQSEYKRLLYKSTVLWNHDGDVVSNLRISDMFETLRDRLKNNPKYFEQKIEKYFINNKHKLTITMRPNEFHEIERQQAEAKLILRKLEGTSDQDFEKIYENGLKLEAFQKAPQNIEVLPCLSINDVQKPFPRPQINELTLRGVSTMINHEPIAGITYLKCMFNTTGLSLNDAILLPLFCRVFSEMGSSNHDHRQFDNLLLSKMARVECTAKIVENVTDCKTYRLGLLMKTYALDKNVCDMFRICEDLLLNFQFEDTELLKILIRNYISKLKLEVKKTGDLHAMLCSSALVTNAAQLKSLLSGVDHIHYMKKYVKENSIEAIRDSLKSIGSKIFSRSNLRVAINTSENNVFNVLGDYERFLTHLPTIKQTVDSKEIFLLEPSFRYYNIDMPISFCAKTFFAVPYAHEDHPALRVLAKFLTSKYLWPVVREKNGAYGAGARIGFDGLFNVHSYRDPNAAKTMDIFDKTYEWLQTHRDKLDEQSLFEAKLAALQLVDWPISAGEVGLDSFVLGATYDIYLQYRSRVLAVTLDDVQNIIEKYYRNEPKHFGKCILGPKSKVIEVKEMFKDVNVKV comes from the exons ATGTTCAGAAATCTAAAATATGTGAAGTCGCTGCAACGGCCTTTGATTAGGGTGTTACATATAAAATCACCATTACAAAGTTCTTCCTCATTGAAAGGAATCGTGAGCAGTGTCAAAAGTAATGTTGAACTTCCGAGAGAAGTCCCATACATAATAGATGGTCAGAATTATAGGTATAAAGAAGGAAGCATATACCACGGATTCCTTTGTGAACGCATTGAACCCATTGCGGACTTTGGACTCATGTCGTGCACCTTGAGACATCTTGGCACAGGCACGGAGTTTTGGCATCTCGATAGTCGcgatattcaaaatgtattttcaattcattttcgCACTAAACCATTGGATTCATCAGGTCTGCCTCATGTTTTGGAGCATCTCGTTTTGTGCGGCTCAAAAAATTGGCCAGTTCGagatcttttttttaaaatgatcATTCGATCAGTTGCTACTTTTACGAACGCTATGACTGGACCAGATTACACAATGTACCATTTTTCATCAAAGAACGAGATCGACTTCAGAAACATGCAACAAGTTTACTTGGATGCTGTATTCAG ACCCAACTTGTTGTTTATGGACTTTTTGCAAGAAGGTTGGCGTCTAGagcacaaaaatattcatGACCAGAACTCAgatattgtaattaaaggagTAGTCTATAATGAAATGATAGGATCCTTTGGGGATAATTCAAGGTTTTTCAAACAAAAGATGCTTAATTATCTTCTGCCTAATAACTCATATGGACACATAGCGACGGGCACCCAACTTGAAATCCCAAATGTGGAACACGAAGATCTGATCAAATACCATAGAAAATATTATCATCCGAGTAATGCACGCATATTTTCCTATGGCTCTTTTGATATGAAGAAGACACTTGAATTTATCGATAAGGAATATCTATCCCACTATGATCGTATAGATACATCGTTCAGTAGCACACCTTCAGAAGATCGTTGGTCTAAACCCCGTTATGCATCTATTCAGGGTAGACCAGACTCCAGTATTAATTTGGACCACCAAAACCGAGTAGGAATCGCCATGCTGATGTGTGATGTAACCGACATCCAAGAGAATTTTGAACTGAAAGTACTTTCCGAATTGTTGTTTCGTGGGCCCAATTCTCCATTCCATAAGAGTATGATAAAACCTAACTTCTCTGGCGGTTACACCAAATGGACAGGATATTTGCCAACTTGCAGAGACACTTATTTTAATGTAGGATTGCAAGATGTTGCGGACGATGATGTGGAATTATTCGAGGTTCTTTTCGACGATACAGTGTATAAAGCTAGCAGAGAAGGCTTTGATTCGAAGCATGTCGAAGCTATTCTTAGTGCTCTCGAGCTGCTCCGCAAACAACAAAGCGAATACAAGCGTCTGTTATATAAATCCACGGTATTGTGGAATCATGATGGTGATGTTGTATCAAATTTACGAATATCTGACATGTTTGAAACACTAAGAGAcagattaaaaaataatccTAAGTATTTCGagcaaaaaatagaaaaatacttCATTAATAATAAGCATAAGCTCACAATAACCATGCGGCCAAATGAGTTCCATGAGATTGAGAGGCAACAAGCTGAAGCAAAATTAATTCTAAGAAAACTTGAGGGAACTAGCGACCAAGATTTTGAAAAGATCTATGAAAATGGCCTCAAACTTGAGGCATTCCAAAAAGCACCTCAAAATATTGAAGTTTTGCCGTGTTTATCAATCAACGATGTGCAAAAACCTTTTCCGCGACCACAAATAAACGAATTAACCCTTCGTGGTGTCTCCACAATGATTAACCATGAGCCCATAGCGGGGATAACCTACCTCAAGTGCATGTTCAATACCACTGGATTGAGTCTGAACGATGCGATTCTCTTGCCATTATTCTGTAGAGTGTTCAGTGAAATGGGATCTTCCAATCACGACCACCGCCAATTCGACAATCTTCTTCTATCAAAAATGGCACGTGTAGAGTGTACGGCTAAAATCGTGGAGAACGTTACGGATTGTAAGACTTATCGCCTGGGGCTCCTAATGAAGACATATGCTCTTGACAAAAATGTATGTGATATGTTTCGCATTTGTGAAGACTTGTTGCTCAACTTTCAGTTTGAAGATACGGAACTGCTCAAAATTCttataagaaattatatttcgAAGTTAAAATTAGAAGTTAAAAAAACTGGAGACTTGCATGCCATGCTATGTTCCTCTGCATTGGTAACCAACGCAGCCCAATTGAAGTCATTGTTATCAGGAGTTGACCACATACATTATATGAAGAAGTATGTCAAGGAGAATAGTATTGAGGCCATTCGAGACAGTCTAAAGAGTATTGGATCTAAGATATTTAGCAGAAGTAATTTGCGTGTTGCAATTAATACATCGGAGAATAATGTATTTAACGTTTTGGGCGACTATGAAAGATTTTTAACCCATTTACCTACAATAAAGCAGACTGTAGATTCTAAGGAAATATTCCTGCTGGAACCATCTTTCCGCTACTACAATATAGATATGCCTATAAGCTTTTGTGCAAAGACATTCTTTGCAGTTCCTTACGCGCATGAGGATCATCCTGCTCTACGAGTATTGGCAAAATTCCTCACTTCCAAATATTTGTGGCCTGTGGTGCGGGAGAAAAACGGAGCATATGGTGCTGGCGCCAGGATAGGATTTGATGGGCTCTTTAATGTTCACAGCTATCGTGATCCTAATGCTGCAAAAACAATGGACATTTTTGACAAGACCTACGAATGGCTGCAAACACATAGGGACAAACTCGATGAGCAATCGCTTTTTGAGGCTAAACTTGCCGCGTTGCAGCTCGTGGATTGGCCGATTAGTGCAGGCGAAGTCGGCTTAGACAGCTTCGTCTTGGGTGCTACGtatgatatttatttgcaatatcGCAGTCGTGTATTGGCTGTAACTCTGGATGATGTCCAAAATATCATTGAGAAATACTATAGGAACGAACCGAAGCACTTtggaaaatgtattttaggaccaaaatcaaaagtaatagaagttaaagaaatgtttaagGATGTTAATGTAAAAGTATAA
- the LOC117568816 gene encoding presequence protease, mitochondrial-like isoform X2, producing the protein MSCTLRHLGTGTEFWHLDSRDIQNVFSIHFRTKPLDSSGLPHVLEHLVLCGSKNWPVRDLFFKMIIRSVATFTNAMTGPDYTMYHFSSKNEIDFRNMQQVYLDAVFRPNLLFMDFLQEGWRLEHKNIHDQNSDIVIKGVVYNEMIGSFGDNSRFFKQKMLNYLLPNNSYGHIATGTQLEIPNVEHEDLIKYHRKYYHPSNARIFSYGSFDMKKTLEFIDKEYLSHYDRIDTSFSSTPSEDRWSKPRYASIQGRPDSSINLDHQNRVGIAMLMCDVTDIQENFELKVLSELLFRGPNSPFHKSMIKPNFSGGYTKWTGYLPTCRDTYFNVGLQDVADDDVELFEVLFDDTVYKASREGFDSKHVEAILSALELLRKQQSEYKRLLYKSTVLWNHDGDVVSNLRISDMFETLRDRLKNNPKYFEQKIEKYFINNKHKLTITMRPNEFHEIERQQAEAKLILRKLEGTSDQDFEKIYENGLKLEAFQKAPQNIEVLPCLSINDVQKPFPRPQINELTLRGVSTMINHEPIAGITYLKCMFNTTGLSLNDAILLPLFCRVFSEMGSSNHDHRQFDNLLLSKMARVECTAKIVENVTDCKTYRLGLLMKTYALDKNVCDMFRICEDLLLNFQFEDTELLKILIRNYISKLKLEVKKTGDLHAMLCSSALVTNAAQLKSLLSGVDHIHYMKKYVKENSIEAIRDSLKSIGSKIFSRSNLRVAINTSENNVFNVLGDYERFLTHLPTIKQTVDSKEIFLLEPSFRYYNIDMPISFCAKTFFAVPYAHEDHPALRVLAKFLTSKYLWPVVREKNGAYGAGARIGFDGLFNVHSYRDPNAAKTMDIFDKTYEWLQTHRDKLDEQSLFEAKLAALQLVDWPISAGEVGLDSFVLGATYDIYLQYRSRVLAVTLDDVQNIIEKYYRNEPKHFGKCILGPKSKVIEVKEMFKDVNVKV; encoded by the exons ATGTCGTGCACCTTGAGACATCTTGGCACAGGCACGGAGTTTTGGCATCTCGATAGTCGcgatattcaaaatgtattttcaattcattttcgCACTAAACCATTGGATTCATCAGGTCTGCCTCATGTTTTGGAGCATCTCGTTTTGTGCGGCTCAAAAAATTGGCCAGTTCGagatcttttttttaaaatgatcATTCGATCAGTTGCTACTTTTACGAACGCTATGACTGGACCAGATTACACAATGTACCATTTTTCATCAAAGAACGAGATCGACTTCAGAAACATGCAACAAGTTTACTTGGATGCTGTATTCAG ACCCAACTTGTTGTTTATGGACTTTTTGCAAGAAGGTTGGCGTCTAGagcacaaaaatattcatGACCAGAACTCAgatattgtaattaaaggagTAGTCTATAATGAAATGATAGGATCCTTTGGGGATAATTCAAGGTTTTTCAAACAAAAGATGCTTAATTATCTTCTGCCTAATAACTCATATGGACACATAGCGACGGGCACCCAACTTGAAATCCCAAATGTGGAACACGAAGATCTGATCAAATACCATAGAAAATATTATCATCCGAGTAATGCACGCATATTTTCCTATGGCTCTTTTGATATGAAGAAGACACTTGAATTTATCGATAAGGAATATCTATCCCACTATGATCGTATAGATACATCGTTCAGTAGCACACCTTCAGAAGATCGTTGGTCTAAACCCCGTTATGCATCTATTCAGGGTAGACCAGACTCCAGTATTAATTTGGACCACCAAAACCGAGTAGGAATCGCCATGCTGATGTGTGATGTAACCGACATCCAAGAGAATTTTGAACTGAAAGTACTTTCCGAATTGTTGTTTCGTGGGCCCAATTCTCCATTCCATAAGAGTATGATAAAACCTAACTTCTCTGGCGGTTACACCAAATGGACAGGATATTTGCCAACTTGCAGAGACACTTATTTTAATGTAGGATTGCAAGATGTTGCGGACGATGATGTGGAATTATTCGAGGTTCTTTTCGACGATACAGTGTATAAAGCTAGCAGAGAAGGCTTTGATTCGAAGCATGTCGAAGCTATTCTTAGTGCTCTCGAGCTGCTCCGCAAACAACAAAGCGAATACAAGCGTCTGTTATATAAATCCACGGTATTGTGGAATCATGATGGTGATGTTGTATCAAATTTACGAATATCTGACATGTTTGAAACACTAAGAGAcagattaaaaaataatccTAAGTATTTCGagcaaaaaatagaaaaatacttCATTAATAATAAGCATAAGCTCACAATAACCATGCGGCCAAATGAGTTCCATGAGATTGAGAGGCAACAAGCTGAAGCAAAATTAATTCTAAGAAAACTTGAGGGAACTAGCGACCAAGATTTTGAAAAGATCTATGAAAATGGCCTCAAACTTGAGGCATTCCAAAAAGCACCTCAAAATATTGAAGTTTTGCCGTGTTTATCAATCAACGATGTGCAAAAACCTTTTCCGCGACCACAAATAAACGAATTAACCCTTCGTGGTGTCTCCACAATGATTAACCATGAGCCCATAGCGGGGATAACCTACCTCAAGTGCATGTTCAATACCACTGGATTGAGTCTGAACGATGCGATTCTCTTGCCATTATTCTGTAGAGTGTTCAGTGAAATGGGATCTTCCAATCACGACCACCGCCAATTCGACAATCTTCTTCTATCAAAAATGGCACGTGTAGAGTGTACGGCTAAAATCGTGGAGAACGTTACGGATTGTAAGACTTATCGCCTGGGGCTCCTAATGAAGACATATGCTCTTGACAAAAATGTATGTGATATGTTTCGCATTTGTGAAGACTTGTTGCTCAACTTTCAGTTTGAAGATACGGAACTGCTCAAAATTCttataagaaattatatttcgAAGTTAAAATTAGAAGTTAAAAAAACTGGAGACTTGCATGCCATGCTATGTTCCTCTGCATTGGTAACCAACGCAGCCCAATTGAAGTCATTGTTATCAGGAGTTGACCACATACATTATATGAAGAAGTATGTCAAGGAGAATAGTATTGAGGCCATTCGAGACAGTCTAAAGAGTATTGGATCTAAGATATTTAGCAGAAGTAATTTGCGTGTTGCAATTAATACATCGGAGAATAATGTATTTAACGTTTTGGGCGACTATGAAAGATTTTTAACCCATTTACCTACAATAAAGCAGACTGTAGATTCTAAGGAAATATTCCTGCTGGAACCATCTTTCCGCTACTACAATATAGATATGCCTATAAGCTTTTGTGCAAAGACATTCTTTGCAGTTCCTTACGCGCATGAGGATCATCCTGCTCTACGAGTATTGGCAAAATTCCTCACTTCCAAATATTTGTGGCCTGTGGTGCGGGAGAAAAACGGAGCATATGGTGCTGGCGCCAGGATAGGATTTGATGGGCTCTTTAATGTTCACAGCTATCGTGATCCTAATGCTGCAAAAACAATGGACATTTTTGACAAGACCTACGAATGGCTGCAAACACATAGGGACAAACTCGATGAGCAATCGCTTTTTGAGGCTAAACTTGCCGCGTTGCAGCTCGTGGATTGGCCGATTAGTGCAGGCGAAGTCGGCTTAGACAGCTTCGTCTTGGGTGCTACGtatgatatttatttgcaatatcGCAGTCGTGTATTGGCTGTAACTCTGGATGATGTCCAAAATATCATTGAGAAATACTATAGGAACGAACCGAAGCACTTtggaaaatgtattttaggaccaaaatcaaaagtaatagaagttaaagaaatgtttaagGATGTTAATGTAAAAGTATAA
- the LOC117568817 gene encoding presequence protease, mitochondrial-like gives MLRRLNYLKSVQRPLIKVLHINSALHSTSIESVVSSAKVKPDIKVHRDMPYIIDGQNYKYKEGRVYQGFLCERVEPITDYGLMSCTLRHIGTGTEFWYLDRNDINNLFSINFRTNPLDSTGIPHVLEHLVLCGSQNLPVRDVFFKMVSRTVANFMNAMTGPDYTMFPFATMNEADFRNLQKVYLDAVFRPSLLHLDFLLEGWRLEHQDVHNRNSDIVIKGIVYNEMIGSYSDNSTSFKHTMLNHILPSHIYRHSTAGNPSEIPKLSYEELVNYHRQYYHPSNARIFCCGSFDLEKTLEFIDREYLSHYDRIDTSFSRTPPEDRWSEPRQACIQSRLNPMGPGIDHQNQVATGLLMCDILDIQETFELKVLSELLIRSPNSPFYKSMIEPKISGGYTEWTGYLPDCKDTYFAVGLQDVTMKNVELFEELFDNTVYKASKEGFDSLHIESVVSNLELDNLKQQRDYKNLLYKSIVLWNHEGDVVSNLRDSEMFAKLRNKLKENPNYFNEKVEKYLINNTHKLTITMQPTESYEIERQIAESKLILEKLEEISDDKFEQIYEKGLELEAFQKAPQDIEILPCLSINDVQNPFPRPQIMDISLQDVPTMISQEPFAGITYLNCMFNTSGLSINDAMLLPLFCNVFTEMGTSKHDYRQFNDFLQAKMARVECLAKVVESVTDGKTYRLGLLMKTYALDKNVSDMFGLCEELLLNFQVADTERLEMLIKNYISKLGNNVISTGHLYAMMGSSALVTNASRLKSLLSGVDHVDYMKKYVKENSIEAIRDSLKSIGSKVFGRNNLRIAINTSENNLSTIVEDCERFVSHLPTMDQTSDSNEIFLLEPSSRHYDLSMPLSFCAKTFFAVPYAHKDHAALRVLGKLITAKYLLPIIREQIGAYDAGARIGFDGLFNFFSFRDPHVTKSMEVFDKTYEWLQAESHQLDEQALFEAKLAVLQLVDWPICPSEITLESFTFGSNYDMNLKYRSRVLSVTLPEVQNLIEKYFKNESKHFGKCILGPVS, from the exons ATGTTAAGAcgtttaaattacttaaaatctGTGCAGCGCCCTTTGATAAAGGTATTGCACATAAACTCCGCTTTACACTCCACTTCAATCGAAAGTGTTGTGAGCAGTGCCAAAGTAAAGCCAGATATCAAAGTCCACAGAGATATGCCCTATATAATAGATGGACagaattacaaatacaaagaaGGTCGCGTATACCAAGGATTTTTATGCGAACGTGTTGAGCCCATCACAGACTACGGACTAATGTCATGTACTTTAAGACACATTGGCACAGGCACTGAGTTCTGGTACCTTGATCGCAACGATATTAATAACTTGTTTTCCATTAATTTTCGAACCAATCCACTCGACTCAACGGGGATCCCTCATGTTTTGGAGCATCTTGTTTTATGTGGTTCACAAAATTTGCCAGTTCGAgatgtctttttcaaaatggTTAGTCGAACAGTTGCTAATTTTATGAATGCTATGACTGGACCAGATTACACAATGTTTCCATTTGCAACTATGAACGAAGCCGATTTCAGAAACCTTCAGAAAGTTTACTTGGATGCGGTATTCAG ACCCAGCTTGTTGCATTTGGACTTTTTGCTGGAGGGTTGGCGCCTTGAGCACCAGGACGTTCATAACAGGAATTCTGACATTGTTATTAAAGGCATAGTCTATAACGAAATGATAGGATCATATTCGGATAATTCCACGTCTTTCAAACATACAATGCTAAATCACATTCTGCCTAGTCACATATATCGTCACTCTACGGCAGGCAACCCTTCGGAGATCCCAAAACTGTCTTATGAAGAATTGGTTAATTACCATCGTCAATATTACCATCCAAGTAATGCACGAATCTTCTGCTGTGGCTCCTTTGATCTGGAGAAGACACTTGAGTTTATCGATAGGGAATATCTATCCCACTATGATCGCATAGATACCTCATTCAGTCGAACACCGCCGGAGGATCGTTGGTCTGAGCCACGTCAAGCGTGTATACAAAGTAGGTTAAACCCTATGGGTCCTGGCATCGACCACCAGAATCAAGTAGCAACAGGACTGCTGATGTGTGATATACTCGATATTCAGGAGACCTTTGAGTTAAAAGTACTTTCCGAATTGTTGATTCGGAGCCCCAACTCGCCTTTTTACAAGAGCATGATAGAGCCCAAAATCTCTGGCGGTTACACTGAGTGGACAGGATATTTGCCAGATTGCAAAGATACGTATTTTGCTGTCGGGTTGCAAGACGTTACAATGAAGAATGTGGAATTGTTTGAGGAGCTCTTTGACAACACAGTGTATAAAGCAAGTAAGGAAGGCTTTGACTCACTACATATTGAAAGTGTCGTCAGCAACTTAGAGTTAGACAATCTAAAGCAACAAAGAGACTACAAGAATCTGCTATATAAGTCTATAGTATTATGGAATCATGAGGGCGATGTTGTATCAAACCTACGAGACTCAGAGATGTTTGCAAAGTTACGAAACAAATTGAAAGAGAATCCAAACTATTTTAAcgaaaaagtagaaaaatatttaatcaataataCGCATAAGCTCACGATAACCATGCAGCCTACTGAGTCCTATGAGATCGAAAGACAGATTGCTGAGTCGAAACTGATTTTAGAAAAACTGGAAGAAATTAGCGATGATAAGTTTGAACAAATTTATGAGAAAGGCCTCGAGCTGGAGGCTTTCCAAAAAGCACCTCAAGATATTGAGATTCTACCATGTTTATCAATAAACGACGTGCAGAATCCCTTTCCGCGCCCACAAATAATGGATATAAGCCTTCAAGATGTTCCCACAATGATCAGCCAAGAGCCCTTCGCGGGGATAACTTATCTCAACTGCATGTTCAATACCTCCGGATTAAGTATAAACGACGCTATGCTCTTGCCTTTGTTTTGCAACGTGTTCACTGAAATGGGAACCTCAAAGCACGATTACCGCCAATTCAACGATTTCCTTCAAGCAAAAATGGCGCGTGTGGAATGCCTGGCAAAGGTAGTGGAGAGCGTGACGGATGGCAAGACATATCGCTTAGGACTTCTAATGAAGACATATGCCCTCGACAAGAATGTGAGCGACATGTTTGGACTCTGTGAAGAGCTATTGCTCAACTTTCAGGTGGCAGATACGGAACGCCTCGAAATGctcataaaaaattatatatctaAGTTGGGAAATAACGTTATTAGCACTGGACACCTGTATGCCATGATGGGTTCATCTGCATTGGTAACCAATGCATCCCGATTGAAGTCTTTATTATCAGGCGTCGATCATGTAGactatatgaaaaaatatgtCAAGGAGAATAGTATTGAGGCCATTCGAGACAGTCTAAAAAGTATTGGATCTAAGGTTTTTGGCAGAAACAATTTGCGTATTGCAATTAATACATCGGAAAATAATCTATCTACCATTGTGGAAGACTGTGAAAGATTTGTAAGCCACTTACCTACTATGGATCAGACTTCAGACTCCAATGAGATATTCTTGCTGGAACCGTCTTCCCGACACTACGATTTGAGTATGCCTTTAAGCTTTTGTGCAAAGACTTTTTTTGCAGTTCCTTATGCACATAAGGATCATGCTGCGCTTCGAGTGCTGGGCAAACTTATTACTGCCAAATATCTATTGCCCATCATAAGGGAACAGATTGGAGCTTATGATGCTGGAGCCAGAATAGGATTTGACGGtctttttaactttttcaGCTTTCGTGATCCACATGTAACAAAGTCGATGGAAGTTTTTGATAAAACTTACGAGTGGTTGCAAGCCGAAAGCCACCAACTTGATGAGCAAGCTCTATTTGAAGCTAAGCTTGCCGTCTTGCAACTGGTAGACTGGCCAATTTGTCCTAGCGAAATCACTCTAGAAAGCTTTACATTCGGCTCCAACTATgatatgaatttaaaataccGCTCTCGTGTGTTATCGGTAACTTTGCCCGAAGTACAAAATCTCATtgagaaatactttaaaaacgAATCGAAACACTTTGGCAAATGTATTTTGGGACCAGTATCCTAA